From the Mustelus asterias chromosome 22, sMusAst1.hap1.1, whole genome shotgun sequence genome, one window contains:
- the spsb1 gene encoding SPRY domain-containing SOCS box protein 1, whose translation MGQRVTVGLKTVDVRDPSYRPLRHEQQGLDYCKPARLDMLLDMPPATCEVQLLHSWNNDDRSLNVFVKEDDKLIFHRHPVAQSTDGIRGKVGYTRGLHVWEITWAMRQRGTHAVVGVATIDAPLHSVGYTALVGSNCESWGWDLGRNKLYFDGKNQPSQTYPAFLEPHETFIVPDVFLVVLDMDEGTLSYIVDGHYLGVACRGLKGKKLYPVVSAVWGHCEIRMRYINGLDPEPLPLMDLCRRSVRVALGKDRLNEIHSLPLPASLKSYLLYQ comes from the exons ATGGGCCAGAGAGTTACTGTTGGTCTGAAGACAGTGGATGTGAGGGATCCTTCTTACAGGCCTCTACGTCATGAACAGCAAGGGCTTGACTATTGCAAGCCTGCCCGACTGGACATGTTGCTGGACATGCCACCAGCCACTTGCGAGGTCCAGCTATTGCACTCGTGGAACAACGATGATCGGTCGCTGAACGTGTTTGTGAAAGAAGATGACAAGTTGATATTTCATCGACATCCAGTGGCGCAGAGTACTGACGGTATCAGAGGCAAAGTTGGATATACCAGAGGACTACATGTGTGGGAAATCACCTGGGCGATGAGGCAACGGGGGACACATGCAGTGGTTGGTGTAGCCACAATAGATGCTCCTTTGCACTCTGTGGGTTATACAGCACTTGTTGGCAGTAATTGTGAATCCTGGGGCTGGGACCTTGGACGTAACAAACTTTATTTTGATGGCAAAAATCAACCAAGCCAGACTTATCCAGCTTTCCTGGAGCCCCATGAAACCTTTATAGTACCAGATGTGTTCCTGGTGGTTTTGGACATGGATGAAGGAACTCTAAGCTACATTGTGGATGGACATTACCTGGGAGTTGCATGCAGAGGACTTAAAGGGAAAAAACTTTATCCTGTTGTAAGTGCTGTTTGGGGTCACTGTGAGATCCGGATGCGCTACATTAATGGACTGGACC CTGAACCACTGCCACTGATGGATCTTTGTCGACGTTCAGTACGGGTCGCTCTAGGCAAGGATCGCTTAAATGAAATCCACTCGCTACCACTACCAGCCTCCCTGAAGAGTTACCTTCTGTACCAGTGA